A stretch of the Chelonoidis abingdonii isolate Lonesome George chromosome 11, CheloAbing_2.0, whole genome shotgun sequence genome encodes the following:
- the LOC116814695 gene encoding E3 ubiquitin-protein ligase RNF167-like: MRPPLPLPLHAVAVLLLVDVAVAEAFGYVVYDHGSTCVGYNALPACFGPPLPSEGLMGYLIEAMPANACDPIEGPPASSNSSEAFIALIRRSDCPFGIKVLHAQQAGYQAAIVHNVNAEHLVNMVTDDKEIRQQIVIQSVFTGESAYRHLKRASHYEKGAYVTLVASKHPHNPCQDAATPSMWATAKRHWPRMLKYSAYHVIPYVLQEFGFMINVIICTIPLVVCARWCAKGRKITLCTFKKGDRYETCVICMAEYEEGDQLKILPCSHAYHCACINTWLHTQPRNKTCPFCKQQVTVEAQDVSLHGGMNPQEQGGGQEDHTEDGEDEDGHDNEYIEEEEEDDQSVDTEEEGKSDLFILESL, from the exons ATGAGGCCcccgctccctctccctctccatgcGGTTGCTGTGCTCCTGCTTGTGGATGTTGCTGTCGCGGAGGCTTTTGGATATGTGGTTTATGACCACGGCTCCACCTGTGTAGGTTACAATGCACTGCCTGCATGCTTTGGACCGCCCCTCCCGAGTGAAGGGTTGATGGGATACTTGATCGAGGCCATGCCTGCAAATGCCTGTGATCCTATAGAAGGCCCGCCGGCATCCTCCAACTCCTCTGAGGCTTTCATCGCACTCATCCGTCGGTCTGACTGCCCCTTTGGCATCAAGGTCCTTCATGCACAGCAAGCCGGGTACCAAGCCGCCATCGTGCACAACGTGAATGCAGAGCACCTGGTGAACATGGTAACTGACGACAAAGAAATCAGGCAGCAGATTGTGATCCAGTCTGTCTTTACAGGGGAATCGGCCTACAGGCATCTGAAAAGGGCTTCACATTACGAAAAAGGGGCTTATGTCACCCTGGTGGCATCCAAACATCCTCATAACCCTTGCCAGGATGCTGCTACACCCTCCATGTGGGCTACTGCTAAGCGGCACTGGCCTCGCATGCTGAAATATTCCGCATACCACGTCATTCCTTATGTCCTCCAGGAGTTTGGGTTCATGATCAACGTGATCATTTGCACCATCCCGCTTGTGGTCTGCGCACGATGGTGCGCGAAAGGCCGGAAGATAACCCTGTGCACCTTCAAAAAGGGAGACCGATATGAAACGTGTGTGATCTGCATGGCCGAGTACGAAGAAGGGGACCAGCTGAAGATCCTCCCTTGTTCTCACGCCTATCACTGCGCATGTATCAACACCTGGCTTCACACCCAGCCCAGGAATAAAACCTGCCCCTTTTGCAAACAGCAGGTGACAGTTGAAGCTCAGGATGTCAGTCTGCACGGAGGGATGAACCCACAGGAGCAAGGTGGGGGACAGGAGGACCACACAGAGGATGGGGAAGACGAAGATGGTCATGACAATGAATATattgaggaagaggaagaagacgACCAAAGTGTGGACACTGAGGAAGAAGG GAAGAGCGATTTGTTCATTTTGGAGAGCCTCTGA
- the LOC116814761 gene encoding E3 ubiquitin-protein ligase ZNRF4-like: protein MWSLLPTPLCLITVFLLLEVPMAEVFVYVVYKQNSTCIDFRALSACLGPPVPREGLRGYLIEAAPANACHPIRGPPAGGNSSAAFIALITRYDCPLGVKILHAQQAGYQAAIVHNVNSEKLVTMVTNVEEIRQKVGIPSVFTGESASKQLRRVMDSEKGIHVTLVVPEHYHNPCWDNAKLSIRDAARHYWDLQFGYCSKRMISLFIQEFGMAIGMIVCTLLVVGCMRWCRKSQKITVSTFKTGDKYVTCVICMVEYEEGEQLKILPCSHVYHGTCIDSWFLIQSQCKTCPICKQQVTVAR from the coding sequence ATGTGGTCTCTGCTGCCAACTCCTCTCTGCCTGATCACTGTATTCCTGCTCTTAGAGGTGCCTATGGCTGAAGTCTTTGTTTACGTGGTCTACAAGCAGAACTCCACTTGCATAGATTTTAGAGCGTTGTCTGCCTGCCTGGGGCCTCCTGTCCCGAGAGAGGGCCTGAGGGGTTATCTGATTGAGGCAGCACCTGCAAATGCCTGTCACCCTATCAGGGGTCCACCAGCAGGCGGCAATTCCTCGGCAGCCTTCATCGCGCTCATAACTAGGTATGACTGCCCGTTGGGAGTTAAGATCCTTCATGCTCAGCAAGCTGGCTATCAAGCTGCGATTGTCCACAACGTGAACTCAGAGAAACTGGTGACAATGGTGACCAATGTTGAAGAAATCAGGCAGAAGGTTGGAATTCCTTCTGTCTTTACTGGGGAATCAGCCTCCAAGCAGCTGAGAAGGGTTATGGACTCGGAAAAAGGCATTCATGTCACTCTAGTGGTACCTGAACATTATCATAATCCCTGCTGGGACAATGCAAAGCTCTCCATCAGGGATGCTGCTAGGCACTATTGGGATCTCCAGTTTGGATATTGCTCCAAACGCATGATTTCTCTTTTCATCCAGGAGTTTGGCATGGCAATCGGCATGATCGTGTGCACTCTGCTGGTTGTGGGCTGCATGAGATGGTGCAGGAAGAGCCAGAAGATAACCGTGAGCACGTTCAAAACGGGAGACAAATATGTTACATGTGTGATCTGCATGGTCGAGTATGAAGAAGGAGAACAGCTGAAGATCCTCCCTTGTTCTCATGTCTATCATGGCACGTGCATAGACTCGTGGTTTCTCATCCAGTCCCAGTGTAAGACCTGTCCAATTTGCAAACAGCAAGTGACTGTTGCCAGATAG
- the LOC116814623 gene encoding E3 ubiquitin-protein ligase RNF167-like — protein MRPLLQSPFRMVTVFLFFLVPNGKAFIRAIYNQNSTSQEFSAPPALFVPPLPGKGPTGYLIEAMPANACHPIESPPAPRDSSTAFIMLIRSYDCTFGAKVRHSQQDGYRAAIVHNVNSQALVDMAISMEEIQQWIEIPSVFTGEATSKLLKKVCCSDEGAHVILVPEYYHFAWEEDAGNSCPRACRCQLQLLGHCSHVSILPVYRVINILVAIVTGILFIVKYTMRYHIWRKRRNPLREEQGKEPSTSTFNRGAKYTECAICLETYEKGDMLKILSCSHAYHGKCIDLWLLTQTRNKTCPLCMQRVTVAAESPDLDIEGCIEEERDEGNQEDEEDGHNREWQ, from the coding sequence ATGCGGCCACTGCTTCAGTCTCCTTTCCGCATGGTCACTGTATTCCTGTTCTTCCTGGTGCCCAACGGCAAAGCCTTTATCCGGGCAATTTACAACCAGAACTCCACCAGCCAAGAGTTCAGTGCTCCCCCTGCACTTTTTGTGCCTCCGCTCCCCGGCAAGGGACCGACAGGTTATCTGATCGAGGCGATGCCTGCAAACGCCTGTCATCCTATCGAAAGCCCACCAGCGCCCCGCGACTCCTCCACAGCCTTCATCATGCTCATTCGTAGCTACGACTGCACTTTCGGTGCCAAGGTCCGACACTCTCAGCAAGACGGATATCGAGCCGCCATTGTGCACAACGTGAACTCACAAGCCCTTGTGGATATGGCGATTAGCATGGAAGAGATTCAGCAGTGGATTGAGATACCTTCTGTCTTCACTGGGGAAGCAACCTCCAAGCTCTTGAAAAAGGTTTGCTGCTCTGATGAGGGAGCTCATGTCATCCTGGTCCCTGAGTACTATCACTTCGCCTGGGAGGAGGATGCTGGGAACTCCTGCCCGCGTGCTTGCAGGTGCCAGCTACAGCTGCTGGGACACTGCTCTCATGTCTCGATTCTTCCAGTCTATAGGGTAATTAACATCCTGGTTGCCATAGTGACAGGCATCCTGTTCATTGTTAAATACACAATGAGGTACCACatctggaggaagaggagaaaccCGCTAAGAGAGGAGCAGGGGAAAGAACCCTCCACCAGCACGTTTAACAGAGGCGCCAAGTACACAGAATGTGCCATCTGCCTGGAGACGTATGAAAAGGGAGACATGCTGAAAATCCTGTCTTGCTCCCATGCCTATCATGGCAAATGCATAGACCTATGGCTCTTAACCCAAACAAGGAATAAGACCTGCCCTCTCTGCATGCAGAGGGTGACTGTGGCAGCAGAAAGCCCTGACTTGGACATAGAGGGATGTATagaggaggagagggatgagGGCAACCAGGAGGATGAGGAAGATGGACACAACAGGGAGTGGCAGTAA